The Pyrobaculum sp. 3827-6 genome has a segment encoding these proteins:
- a CDS encoding branched-chain amino acid ABC transporter permease gives MRGGYRALAVAAALALAYLLSPNYYIRYEVAYIAAASLAVLGVVTLLDAGLVNFGYGMYVAVGAYTAALLYKYAGIKELAVTLPLSVALGAAVGLGAGALTGRFRGIFYALLNLSLAMVLYGALVKFYNLTGGSDGVSVPTYTILGMRPGLDGLFALSLAAAAAAAALRYFYVETALYWSAVGIRENEQRLPSMGVAPEGVVTRITVISAMLGSASGCLLAYLIGHVTPELAFWSYSTLLVISGVVGFYASTTLGFLIGTAAMRVINLAAYYATYELVIGAGLLAVMAGLLAKDRLASGKTR, from the coding sequence ATGAGAGGCGGGTATAGAGCACTGGCAGTAGCCGCGGCGCTGGCGCTGGCGTACCTCCTCTCCCCCAACTACTACATCAGATACGAGGTGGCCTACATCGCCGCGGCCAGCCTCGCCGTGCTGGGGGTGGTGACGTTGCTAGACGCCGGGCTTGTGAACTTCGGCTACGGGATGTACGTAGCCGTGGGCGCCTACACGGCGGCGCTCCTCTATAAATACGCCGGGATCAAGGAGCTGGCGGTGACGCTCCCCCTATCCGTCGCCTTGGGAGCCGCCGTGGGGCTGGGCGCGGGGGCCCTCACAGGCAGATTTAGGGGGATTTTCTACGCCCTACTCAACCTATCCCTCGCCATGGTTCTATACGGGGCGCTGGTCAAGTTCTACAACTTAACCGGGGGCTCAGACGGCGTCTCCGTCCCGACCTACACCATCCTTGGGATGAGGCCCGGCCTAGACGGGCTCTTCGCCTTGTCGCTCGCCGCCGCGGCCGCCGCGGCGGCCCTGAGATACTTCTACGTCGAGACGGCTCTGTACTGGAGCGCCGTGGGGATAAGGGAGAATGAGCAACGCCTCCCCTCCATGGGCGTGGCGCCGGAGGGCGTCGTCACTAGGATAACGGTAATCTCGGCTATGCTTGGTAGCGCCTCGGGTTGCCTACTGGCGTATCTCATTGGCCACGTAACTCCAGAACTGGCCTTCTGGTCCTACTCCACCCTGCTGGTCATCAGCGGCGTCGTGGGCTTCTACGCATCTACGACGCTGGGCTTTTTAATAGGGACGGCGGCGATGCGCGTTATAAACCTCGCCGCGTACTACGCCACCTACGAGCTGGTTATCGGAGCCGGGTTGCTCGCAGTTATGGCGGGGTTGCTCGCCAAGGACAGGCTGGCCTCTGGAAAAACCCGCTAG
- the pdxT gene encoding pyridoxal 5'-phosphate synthase glutaminase subunit PdxT gives MKVGIVALQGDVEEHAEAFRKAAAELGIAVEVVEVKKPRQLEEVRALALTGGESTTIGILAKRAGLIEPVRKAAEGGLPTLGTCAGAVLLAREVRDAVVGETGQPTIGVMDIAVVRNAFGRQRESFEAELEVEGFGKIRAVFIRAPAVVKAWGSAKPLAPVRHASLGLIYTAAVEGNILATAFHPELTTTAFHRRVLEMALGRA, from the coding sequence ATGAAAGTGGGGATCGTGGCTCTGCAAGGCGACGTGGAGGAGCACGCCGAGGCTTTTAGAAAAGCCGCGGCGGAGCTGGGGATCGCGGTTGAGGTCGTCGAGGTGAAGAAGCCCCGGCAGTTGGAGGAGGTCAGAGCCCTGGCGCTCACGGGGGGCGAATCCACCACCATTGGGATTCTGGCGAAGAGGGCGGGTTTAATAGAGCCGGTTAGGAAGGCGGCGGAGGGGGGCCTGCCGACGCTCGGGACATGCGCCGGCGCGGTCCTGCTGGCTAGGGAGGTGAGAGACGCCGTAGTGGGCGAGACGGGGCAGCCGACCATCGGCGTGATGGACATCGCCGTTGTTAGAAATGCGTTTGGCAGACAGAGAGAGTCTTTCGAGGCGGAGCTCGAGGTGGAGGGTTTTGGGAAAATCCGTGCCGTGTTTATAAGGGCGCCCGCTGTGGTGAAGGCGTGGGGCTCGGCGAAGCCTCTCGCACCTGTGAGGCACGCAAGCCTCGGCCTTATCTACACGGCGGCGGTGGAGGGCAATATATTGGCCACGGCGTTCCACCCCGAGCTCACCACCACCGCCTTCCACAGGAGGGTGCTGGAGATGGCCCTGGGGAGGGCCTAG
- the pdxS gene encoding pyridoxal 5'-phosphate synthase lyase subunit PdxS, translating into MSVAGGFSTLDRLRDFFYGLLEVRDRLRERGVKWPRPLEGVQTGTVRVKVGFPAMLKRGVIMDVTNVEQAEVAEDAGAVGVMVLDKLPYDVRRAGGVARMADLKMIEEVMAHITIPVSAKVRIGHYYEAVLLEAIGVDLIDESEVLTPVDEQHHINKWLFTVPFVNGCRELCEALRRISEGASMIRSKGEAGTGNVAEAVKHFKALYSAVEELAAAYRSGDEERLRDYARRCQVPIELVALTARMGRLPVVTFAAGGIATPADAALMMWLGADGVFVGSGIFKSQDPRQRAEAIVLATAHWDDPETVVEAQKMVSEKSAMLGIDVRTLKPEELLQTRGV; encoded by the coding sequence ATGTCGGTGGCGGGGGGCTTCTCGACGCTGGACCGGTTGCGTGACTTCTTCTACGGGTTGCTCGAAGTGAGGGATAGGCTTAGGGAGAGGGGTGTGAAGTGGCCGAGGCCTCTGGAGGGGGTCCAAACCGGCACTGTGAGGGTTAAGGTGGGGTTCCCCGCGATGTTGAAGAGGGGGGTTATCATGGACGTGACGAACGTGGAGCAGGCGGAGGTGGCGGAAGACGCGGGGGCCGTAGGCGTGATGGTGCTCGACAAGCTTCCCTACGACGTGAGGAGGGCCGGGGGCGTGGCGAGGATGGCCGACTTGAAGATGATTGAGGAGGTGATGGCGCACATTACAATTCCGGTGTCGGCCAAGGTTAGGATTGGCCACTACTACGAGGCTGTGCTTCTGGAGGCTATCGGCGTGGATTTAATAGACGAGTCGGAGGTGCTCACGCCGGTAGACGAGCAACACCATATCAATAAGTGGCTCTTCACGGTGCCTTTTGTAAACGGGTGTAGAGAGCTGTGCGAGGCGTTGAGGAGGATTTCGGAGGGGGCCTCCATGATTAGGTCGAAGGGCGAGGCGGGCACTGGCAACGTGGCTGAGGCGGTGAAGCACTTCAAAGCCCTTTACAGCGCCGTGGAGGAGCTCGCGGCAGCTTATAGATCTGGCGACGAGGAGAGGCTTAGAGACTACGCGAGGAGGTGCCAGGTGCCTATTGAGCTAGTGGCCCTCACGGCGAGGATGGGCCGCCTCCCCGTCGTCACCTTCGCCGCGGGGGGCATAGCTACGCCGGCGGACGCCGCCTTGATGATGTGGCTGGGGGCAGACGGGGTCTTCGTCGGTAGCGGCATTTTCAAGTCCCAGGACCCGAGGCAGAGGGCGGAGGCCATTGTTTTGGCCACTGCGCACTGGGACGATCCAGAGACTGTGGTGGAGGCGCAGAAAATGGTTAGTGAGAAATCCGCGATGCTGGGTATAGATGTAAGAACCCTAAAGCCTGAGGAGCTTCTGCAGACGAGGGGGGTATGA
- a CDS encoding carbonic anhydrase, which yields MGIAVFGLAECRTVNIKTHACLIYVCLEGFAKVRAGVGGLSAAEVLRQIKETAKAQRPKCAVLTCSDSRLSPELLTLSGIGEMFVVQVAGNVVDELVYHSLKFAVEKLGVDTIYVVGHRRCGAVALGMEGAAPPPIQKQIDEAVKRAGRREPEAVEVENVKISCERLRDIGARVEGYYYDMDAVELRKVC from the coding sequence ATGGGAATTGCTGTGTTCGGCCTCGCTGAGTGCAGAACCGTCAATATTAAAACTCACGCCTGTCTAATTTATGTGTGTCTTGAGGGATTTGCCAAGGTGCGGGCTGGGGTGGGGGGTCTATCCGCTGCGGAGGTTTTGAGGCAGATTAAAGAAACCGCCAAGGCGCAGAGGCCTAAATGCGCCGTGCTTACTTGTAGCGACTCCCGTCTCTCGCCTGAGCTCCTCACCCTCTCGGGGATTGGGGAGATGTTCGTCGTGCAGGTGGCTGGCAACGTGGTGGACGAGCTGGTTTACCACTCTCTGAAATTCGCCGTGGAGAAGCTGGGCGTAGATACGATATATGTAGTTGGGCACAGGAGATGCGGCGCCGTGGCCCTCGGCATGGAGGGAGCCGCCCCGCCGCCCATACAGAAACAAATAGACGAAGCAGTCAAGCGGGCGGGCCGCCGCGAGCCGGAGGCAGTGGAGGTGGAGAATGTGAAAATATCCTGCGAGAGGCTTAGAGACATCGGGGCGAGGGTCGAGGGCTACTACTACGACATGGACGCCGTCGAGCTGAGAAAAGTTTGTTAA
- a CDS encoding PaREP1 family protein, which translates to MLKELAKPWRDERGYLEARLIEAVYEKELAERFLSEGLIRNAAGKAWQAWKAVLAALALREGEAVREAFRGVKKMRGGKAINEGDWVIAFMPSTRVRLVAQLLARRHGDEVLMYTDIALNLHEYQYNGPDREGIFSRYPSDEAAAEDIKRLIRGIGEFTNRLAQRGG; encoded by the coding sequence GTGCTTAAGGAGTTGGCGAAGCCGTGGAGGGACGAGAGAGGCTATCTAGAGGCGAGGCTTATCGAGGCGGTGTACGAAAAGGAACTCGCCGAGAGGTTTCTCTCGGAGGGGCTTATTCGGAACGCCGCGGGGAAGGCCTGGCAGGCTTGGAAGGCGGTGCTGGCGGCCCTGGCGCTGAGGGAGGGGGAAGCTGTGAGGGAGGCTTTTAGGGGGGTGAAGAAAATGCGCGGCGGAAAGGCTATAAACGAGGGCGACTGGGTAATAGCCTTCATGCCCTCCACCCGTGTGAGGCTCGTTGCCCAGCTACTGGCGCGGAGGCACGGCGACGAGGTTCTTATGTACACAGACATAGCCCTCAACCTCCACGAATATCAATACAACGGCCCCGATCGAGAGGGTATCTTCAGTAGATACCCCAGCGACGAGGCCGCCGCCGAGGACATCAAGAGGCTGATAAGGGGGATCGGCGAGTTTACTAACCGCCTTGCTCAGAGAGGCGGCTGA
- a CDS encoding glutamine synthetase family protein — protein sequence MLVEGLDMWRVLKGAGVKYVNFVIVDIFGRPRVDIMTIDIARDAFIDGVPYDGSSIPAYTTVNKSDLVAVPDPSAVYIDSWNGGKTAYVFTNTLDGDKPSMLDPRSVLQKVLDAVSRRGYQFKIGIELEYFIVSGNPPKPVDEAGYFDVLPPPTRKVVEEIMEFFAAAGLGDTKTHHEVAHSQFEVNIPYGNPVKVADTMLIYKLMARSVAARHGYTVTFMPKPFWGVNGSGAHTHVSVWRDGRNLMASVKEPTPELRYAVGGLLEHAISISALVAPTVNSYKRLVPHHEAPTRVVWGLGNRSVMVRIPYYAGRINRLEYRHPDPSMNPYLGFAAIILAVMKGLEERIEPPPPVSEVAYELEGVKETPRHLGEALKYFAESKIASELPSEIVKAYIRLKEAEWQTYAEKHPWEKTWNTITEWEYQQYLHTA from the coding sequence ATGCTGGTGGAGGGTTTAGACATGTGGAGAGTTTTGAAAGGAGCTGGGGTGAAGTACGTAAATTTTGTAATTGTGGATATATTCGGGAGGCCGAGAGTTGATATAATGACTATTGATATTGCACGCGACGCGTTTATAGACGGCGTGCCGTACGACGGCTCTTCAATACCGGCCTACACCACGGTGAATAAAAGCGACTTAGTGGCGGTGCCAGACCCCTCCGCCGTCTACATCGATTCGTGGAACGGCGGCAAGACGGCGTACGTATTCACCAACACGCTAGACGGCGACAAGCCGTCGATGCTCGATCCGAGGAGCGTGCTTCAGAAAGTCCTTGACGCCGTCAGCCGCCGCGGCTACCAGTTTAAAATCGGCATAGAGCTTGAGTACTTTATTGTAAGTGGAAACCCGCCGAAGCCCGTCGACGAGGCTGGCTACTTCGACGTGTTGCCCCCGCCCACGCGGAAGGTGGTGGAGGAGATAATGGAGTTCTTCGCCGCGGCGGGACTCGGCGACACGAAGACCCACCACGAGGTGGCGCACTCCCAATTCGAGGTAAATATCCCGTACGGCAACCCAGTTAAGGTAGCCGACACGATGCTGATATACAAGCTGATGGCCCGGTCGGTGGCGGCTAGACACGGATACACGGTGACCTTCATGCCGAAGCCCTTCTGGGGGGTGAACGGCAGCGGGGCGCACACCCACGTATCCGTGTGGAGAGACGGCCGCAACCTAATGGCCTCCGTCAAGGAGCCGACGCCGGAGCTGAGATACGCAGTAGGAGGCCTGCTGGAGCACGCCATATCCATATCCGCCTTGGTGGCGCCCACCGTGAACTCCTACAAGCGCCTCGTCCCACACCACGAGGCCCCCACCCGCGTCGTGTGGGGCCTCGGCAACCGCTCGGTCATGGTGAGGATCCCCTACTACGCCGGCAGGATAAACAGACTTGAGTACAGACACCCAGACCCCTCCATGAACCCATACCTGGGGTTCGCCGCGATTATACTAGCCGTGATGAAAGGCCTGGAGGAGAGGATCGAGCCGCCGCCCCCCGTGTCAGAGGTGGCGTACGAACTAGAGGGGGTAAAGGAGACCCCCCGCCACCTAGGAGAGGCCCTCAAGTACTTCGCCGAAAGTAAAATAGCCAGCGAACTACCCTCCGAAATTGTGAAAGCCTACATACGGCTGAAAGAAGCCGAGTGGCAGACCTACGCCGAGAAGCACCCATGGGAAAAAACATGGAACACAATAACCGAGTGGGAGTACCAGCAGTACCTACACACTGCGTAG
- a CDS encoding peroxiredoxin — MSEIKGPYLGMKIPEDLCFDTDHGKKCFREYKGKWLLLFSYPGDFKPVCATEIIAFSRKYEEFRKRGVELLGLSVDTTYSHIEWKKQIEQAFGVKVPFPIIADVDMKVASIFNAVPPGQSAATRAIALIDPDLKLAWFAAYPHNNGRNIDEILRVIDAVQFSFMYGYATPADWKPGDPVIVLPPTTTEAAEKRLKEPDIECKYWWFCTKKYELVVQA; from the coding sequence ATGTCAGAGATAAAGGGGCCGTACCTTGGGATGAAGATTCCGGAGGATCTGTGCTTTGACACAGATCACGGCAAGAAGTGCTTCAGAGAATACAAGGGTAAGTGGCTGTTGCTCTTCAGCTATCCTGGCGACTTCAAGCCTGTGTGCGCCACTGAGATTATTGCGTTCAGTAGGAAATACGAGGAGTTTAGGAAGAGGGGCGTAGAGTTGCTGGGCCTCAGCGTCGACACCACCTACAGCCACATAGAGTGGAAGAAGCAGATAGAGCAGGCCTTCGGCGTCAAGGTTCCGTTCCCCATAATCGCCGACGTGGATATGAAGGTGGCCAGCATCTTCAACGCCGTGCCGCCTGGCCAAAGCGCCGCTACGAGAGCCATCGCGTTAATAGATCCCGACTTGAAGCTAGCGTGGTTCGCCGCCTATCCCCACAACAATGGCAGGAACATCGACGAGATACTGAGAGTCATCGACGCAGTTCAATTCTCCTTCATGTACGGCTACGCCACCCCCGCCGACTGGAAGCCCGGCGATCCGGTCATCGTGCTACCACCAACGACGACGGAGGCCGCCGAGAAGAGGCTTAAGGAGCCGGATATTGAGTGCAAATACTGGTGGTTCTGTACAAAGAAGTACGAGCTAGTTGTCCAGGCCTAA
- a CDS encoding zinc ribbon domain-containing protein has protein sequence MVRRPVAVPLLLDGNKLLDYLELEKAYRRAKKAVAEYLVQNYRGRRASYYKAWHEVKEAVKRLSLPFAYAQQAVKEAIEIYNAWAEAGGRPPAVRRAAPYADERAWRMEGLTAVSLRLMYGRHVVELWPHKRFWLFEWLVRTGRAKRASTIRLKRVGDRVYAVFIYEVEPETEKEPVAVTAFDVNENTVVVARIDLKIAVEKVTQWNRQWIQPSISIRVIKTDFGRLARRYGAIRRRWAEELSIEIGGKRISGTVTREFKKRVKRLREGDRKRDRVNKIAHQLTRDVAILVTENVCKKPQEEMVEGKKSPQLRHRIKQTPMKAVVEKVQDKATERGLRFVLMPAYRKSKICPTHGVELSFPLEPKLGLCPRGHWVHRDVAAVLNMLIKAAERLEPEYAEALKRALSTVDEKALEEWSKAVVDAEAPRPAVLTRASLMTPPGEETVSPAGDRGHL, from the coding sequence GTGGTTAGGCGCCCTGTGGCAGTTCCGCTTCTGCTTGACGGCAACAAGCTTCTGGACTACCTAGAGCTAGAGAAGGCGTATAGGCGGGCGAAAAAAGCCGTGGCGGAGTATCTAGTCCAGAACTACAGAGGGAGGAGAGCCAGCTACTACAAGGCGTGGCACGAGGTAAAGGAGGCGGTGAAGCGGCTCAGCCTGCCGTTTGCATACGCCCAGCAAGCCGTCAAGGAAGCGATCGAGATCTACAACGCCTGGGCCGAGGCGGGAGGGAGGCCTCCCGCGGTTAGGCGCGCAGCGCCGTACGCAGACGAAAGGGCTTGGCGCATGGAGGGTCTGACTGCAGTTTCCCTACGCCTCATGTACGGTAGGCATGTGGTAGAGCTGTGGCCGCACAAGAGGTTCTGGCTCTTTGAGTGGCTGGTCAGAACGGGAAGGGCCAAGCGTGCAAGCACGATACGCCTTAAACGCGTCGGAGACAGGGTATACGCCGTCTTTATATACGAGGTGGAGCCCGAGACGGAGAAGGAGCCCGTTGCTGTAACTGCCTTCGATGTCAACGAGAACACTGTGGTTGTGGCTCGGATCGATCTAAAGATCGCCGTGGAGAAAGTTACTCAGTGGAACAGGCAGTGGATCCAGCCGTCCATCTCGATAAGAGTGATCAAGACCGATTTCGGCAGATTGGCCAGGCGCTACGGCGCAATTCGGAGGAGATGGGCCGAGGAGCTGTCCATCGAGATCGGCGGCAAGAGGATATCCGGCACCGTGACGAGAGAATTCAAGAAGCGCGTCAAAAGACTTAGGGAGGGAGATAGGAAGAGGGACCGCGTTAACAAGATTGCCCATCAGCTTACGAGGGATGTGGCTATTCTCGTAACCGAGAACGTGTGCAAGAAACCGCAAGAGGAGATGGTCGAGGGCAAGAAGAGCCCCCAGCTGAGGCACCGCATTAAGCAGACGCCGATGAAGGCGGTTGTGGAGAAAGTACAAGACAAAGCCACGGAGCGCGGCTTGAGATTTGTGCTGATGCCGGCCTACAGAAAGTCCAAGATCTGCCCCACACACGGCGTGGAGCTTTCTTTCCCGCTGGAGCCTAAGCTCGGCCTCTGCCCAAGGGGACATTGGGTTCACCGCGACGTCGCGGCCGTCCTTAACATGTTGATAAAAGCCGCGGAGAGGCTAGAGCCGGAATACGCCGAGGCCCTTAAGAGAGCCCTATCAACCGTGGACGAAAAAGCCCTAGAGGAGTGGTCCAAGGCCGTTGTGGACGCGGAGGCGCCAAGGCCCGCCGTGCTGACCCGGGCCAGCCTCATGACCCCGCCGGGCGAGGAGACAGTGAGCCCAGCCGGGGACAGAGGGCACCTATGA
- a CDS encoding (Fe-S)-binding protein gives MHHFEFKLGDTSNIKPLKAPESLVLKLLKKAEIMPPADKYSYVERRLKEEYMRNRNIKIAVDTCVHCGACIDACPTYITTKDLKNSPVGRAEMLRDIVKRRKNVDDKVLELLYTYYWQCLTCRRCGYVCPFGIDQADITRVVRGILFEAGLANRFAVVTIDKHIETGNLMGITPAATVNIITYFAKEIKNEKGIEVEFHIYRHDQKKMLKFRGGELVGEVERSQWPKAILFPSSADLFLNTETLKGYLTFLHAIKLPFAVNTRCVEVANFGLWTHEKLMKIEAQHYIDAARELGVEMAIFGECGHGWRAFKNVVAPVLEKEGIKVYHIHHLVVKAIKEGRIKLNPEANGDIVYMYQDPCQYSRGGDLYEEPRFIMKHVVKKQVECPQNRQLSWCCGGQAGMLADELKPLRLQYARLWYECAINNGAQHVVRPCSKCKGTLNGIIGDLNKMYGKNLTFGGVMDLVYKALVL, from the coding sequence ATGCACCACTTCGAATTTAAGCTGGGTGATACGTCGAATATAAAGCCTCTCAAGGCTCCGGAGAGCCTCGTGCTGAAGCTTCTAAAAAAAGCTGAGATTATGCCTCCAGCTGATAAGTACAGCTATGTAGAGAGGAGGCTTAAGGAAGAGTATATGCGCAATAGAAATATTAAAATTGCTGTTGATACATGTGTCCACTGTGGTGCATGTATTGATGCATGTCCTACATATATCACTACAAAAGATTTGAAAAACTCCCCTGTTGGCCGCGCCGAGATGTTACGTGATATCGTTAAACGACGTAAGAATGTAGATGATAAAGTATTAGAACTACTATATACCTATTATTGGCAGTGTTTAACTTGTAGAAGATGTGGTTATGTATGTCCCTTTGGAATAGATCAAGCTGATATTACACGTGTTGTAAGAGGTATATTATTTGAAGCTGGGCTGGCGAATAGATTCGCAGTAGTGACAATAGATAAACACATTGAGACAGGTAATCTTATGGGAATCACTCCTGCGGCTACGGTTAACATAATAACATACTTCGCCAAAGAGATTAAAAATGAAAAAGGGATAGAGGTGGAGTTTCACATATACCGCCATGATCAGAAGAAGATGCTTAAGTTTAGAGGAGGGGAGCTGGTGGGAGAGGTTGAGAGGAGCCAGTGGCCCAAGGCTATACTGTTCCCATCATCTGCTGACCTATTTTTAAATACAGAGACTTTAAAGGGTTATTTAACTTTTTTACACGCCATAAAGTTACCGTTTGCGGTTAATACGAGGTGCGTCGAAGTGGCGAATTTCGGGCTGTGGACTCATGAAAAACTTATGAAAATTGAAGCACAACACTATATTGACGCTGCTAGAGAGCTCGGCGTAGAGATGGCAATTTTCGGCGAATGTGGACACGGCTGGAGGGCCTTTAAGAACGTAGTAGCACCTGTACTTGAAAAAGAGGGGATTAAGGTCTACCACATTCATCACCTTGTAGTAAAGGCAATTAAGGAGGGTAGGATAAAGCTTAATCCTGAAGCAAACGGCGACATCGTCTATATGTACCAAGATCCCTGCCAGTACTCGCGTGGCGGTGATCTTTACGAAGAACCACGGTTTATTATGAAACACGTTGTGAAAAAGCAGGTTGAGTGTCCACAGAATCGTCAGCTGAGTTGGTGTTGTGGTGGGCAAGCCGGTATGCTAGCTGACGAACTCAAGCCTCTTAGATTGCAATATGCGCGCTTGTGGTATGAATGTGCTATAAACAATGGCGCTCAGCATGTTGTCAGGCCTTGCTCCAAGTGTAAAGGTACACTTAATGGAATAATCGGCGATTTAAATAAAATGTATGGGAAAAACTTAACATTCGGTGGCGTTATGGATCTTGTGTATAAAGCATTAGTACTTTAA
- a CDS encoding respiratory nitrate reductase subunit gamma, with the protein MLDLFLYGVLSWIALLMLLIGVIYRIIGWISPREYTSLASISVISYSWSTSSRWGEVLKRILTFYTLKYSDPTLFWGALIFHWGIFLTLFLGHSALFFTPEQLEAIGIAPETRKQVAIYLGTLFGLMTLIGLLILWARRITKREVRTFSYLDDWFALSLVTLIVLIGLINTIVIHPDYVHTVTPWLINLLQFNIPAAVEYLAKADAMVKLHVLLAEILMIYVPLSKMIHPFTIFFQPTLSMSPYKVKGSEEAGLK; encoded by the coding sequence ATGCTCGATTTATTTCTCTACGGAGTGCTTTCTTGGATTGCGCTGTTAATGCTATTAATAGGTGTGATTTACAGAATCATAGGTTGGATCTCCCCCCGGGAATACACTAGCCTGGCTTCTATTTCGGTGATATCATACAGCTGGTCAACTTCAAGCAGATGGGGAGAGGTTTTAAAGCGAATTCTCACATTTTATACTCTTAAATATTCTGATCCTACCCTTTTCTGGGGCGCCTTAATCTTCCACTGGGGGATCTTCCTTACTCTATTTCTAGGCCACTCGGCGCTGTTCTTCACACCAGAGCAACTAGAAGCAATTGGGATAGCACCAGAGACGAGAAAACAGGTCGCAATATATCTAGGTACCCTCTTTGGCTTAATGACGTTAATAGGACTATTAATACTGTGGGCGAGGAGAATAACAAAGAGAGAAGTAAGAACTTTTTCATATCTAGATGATTGGTTTGCACTCAGCTTGGTTACGCTAATTGTGTTAATAGGATTAATAAACACTATAGTGATTCACCCAGACTATGTTCATACGGTAACACCGTGGCTAATTAACCTCTTGCAGTTTAATATACCAGCCGCTGTTGAATACTTAGCGAAAGCAGACGCCATGGTCAAGCTCCATGTATTGCTTGCCGAAATATTAATGATCTATGTGCCCCTAAGTAAAATGATACATCCATTTACTATATTCTTCCAACCCACTTTGTCAATGTCCCCATATAAGGTCAAGGGGTCAGAAGAGGCAGGATTGAAATAA